The nucleotide sequence TCCTTTTCTCAATTCTTCAATAGCTGATTTTAAACCTTTCTCGTTGGCGCCTTGATCTTTTAAGATTTGCGCAACTTTACTAGACGATTTAAAAATGGCTAAGATTAAATGTTCTACAGAAACATATTCATCGTTCATTTTTTTAGCAATGCTCGACGCTTCATTTACTGTTTTGCCGGCTTCCCGACTCAGCATAATATCTCCACCGCTAACTTTTGGAAAACTCTGTAGCGTGTTATCCAAAATTTGTGTAAAAAGGTTAACGTTTATGTTCAATTTTTTCAGCAAAAACGGAGTCACATTTTCGTCTACAATAGTAATCGCTTTAAATAAGTGCTCGTTTTCAATTTGCTGATGGCCCATCTCCTGAGCAAGCTGTTGCGCCTGCTGGATAGCCTCCTGTGATTTTATGGTAAAATTATTAAAGTTCATGTTTTATTTCTTTTTCATATTCTAAATAGCAAATGCTATACCCTAAAGATAATTAGACAAAATGACACTATTTTTAATGAATTTTAAGACAAAACGTCATAAATGCTAATTATAATGAAAACATTGTATTTAAGCTAAGCATTCGCTTTGAAGGTTTTATCTTTGTTTAAAATTGAATTATGGGAATTTTTGATAAAGTATTTGGAGGAGGAGAGAAGGAAGAAAAAAAGACGTCTGCTATTAATTGGACGCCTTTAACCGATGTTTCGCAATTAGAAATAGCTGAAATGGAATCTCAGCAACAATTAGTAGCGATCTTAAAGCATTCTACACGTTGTGGAATTAGTCGTATGGTGTTAAAACAATTTGAAAATTCTTACGACATTCCTGAGGATGCAGAGGTGAAATTATACTTTTTAGACCTTCTTAATCATAGAGATATTTCAAATAAAATAGCTGACCGTTTTAGTGTAAGACACGAAAGTCCGCAGCTTATCTTGCTTAAGGGAAAAGAGGTGGTTCACCACAGTTCGCATCAGGATATAGAAGTTCAAAATATTAAGGATTTTCTATAAAATTTGAATTTTTAGTTTTTTTAATTTAATTTTAGAAACCATTGTTAAAGATTATTAATCAATCTGATTAAAATTATGATCATTCGTAATTTTGATTTAACGAATAAGAT is from Zunongwangia endophytica and encodes:
- the ytxJ gene encoding bacillithiol system redox-active protein YtxJ, which codes for MGIFDKVFGGGEKEEKKTSAINWTPLTDVSQLEIAEMESQQQLVAILKHSTRCGISRMVLKQFENSYDIPEDAEVKLYFLDLLNHRDISNKIADRFSVRHESPQLILLKGKEVVHHSSHQDIEVQNIKDFL